The genome window ATAACCTGGGGTTAGAATCGCGTCGAATCCCACTACTTGAAGCGTTCTCGTATTCTGGTTGATGTTTAGCGAGTGCTGGTTGGTGAAGGTGATTTTCGTACCCGGACGAACCTTCCACGCCAATTTGATCGTATTGGTCCAAGAATTGGTTTGGCGAGGTGCCCAAGTGTCGGTATTATTGGTGAACAGTGAGGAGTGCAACTGATTCGCCTGGTTCGGGAAGTACTCGTCGGTGAGATTTACTGTACCACTTGTGAATAGGGTCAATTTTTTATTGGTGCCCGGAATGGGGAAGCCCACGTTGATTTCAGCAATGTCTGTATTGAAAGACGTAGCTGCATTCGGATCGAAAAGATGGTCGGTTTGAACGCGACCGCTGATTTCAAACTTCTCTCCTGCTTCGCGAATCTTGGTGTTGATCACACCGGAGGATCCTCCGCCAAATTCAGCGCCTGCACCACCAGTAATAACATCGATGGATTGGATAGAGCTGGAGCTTACATTTACCCCAAACCCGGTTCCAGCCAAGGGGTCTTGTGCGGAAATTCCATCTACAATGTATTCGGTTTCATACACACGAGCACCGCGGATTTGAAGTCCGTCTTGCGTTTTGGTCACCCCCGCTTGCATCGCTACTACTTCCTGTACATCGCGCACGTTCATCTGGTCGATGTCTTCTTTGCGGATGGTGATTTCGGAACCAGCTGTTTCTAAATCAACCTGAGCCTTTTGGCCTACAACAGTGACTGTTTGAAGGGCTTCGGTAGAAGGACTTAGTTCAATATTGAGAACCTTCTTTTCTCCGGCGGCCAATGTAACCCCGTTTATTTGCTTGGTGCCATAGCCCAAAAGTTGAACCTTTATGCTGTAGTCACCCGGAGGTACATTTTGAAAAGTATAGGCTCCACTGAATGGAGTGATTTCTCCAAAGTAAGTTCCGATGATCGTCACCCCCGCGTTGAAGAGGGGTTCACCGGTTTCCGCATCGGTAACGATACCAGAAATTTGACCTGTTTGATCTTGAGCCCAGAGGGAGGATACAAACATGGAAAAGATGAGGAGTAGCGTAGTTTTTCTCATGCTTACCAATCAAAGTCGTTAGTCAGAATCTGGTTGAGGATGTCTTCCAGCATCTGTGGATTTTTGTTGAATCTCCACAACTCCATAGAGAAGAGGACTTCAGATATGTTTCCTTGGTATCGTCTTCGAGCACCCACAAGGTTGTCGCCCGACCAACCGCTAAGTGGCGTCAACTCGGTGCGATAAAAGTTTTCAGCATCCGCTGATTTGACTATAGGAGTAATTCCCACTAACACATTGCTCGATTGGAGTAGCGGGTAGCTGGCGGAATCTATCACTGGATAAGTGACGCTGTCGGGATAAATTCGAACGAGACCAGGGCTGGTTACCACGTCAGTCATGGGGTACGTTCCAGTAATTCCAGACAAATCAGATAGGGTTCCGAAAGAAGTTGTGACCAACACTTTTTTACCTGAATTGGTAAACTCTTGAACTGCAGATCCCATCAGTGCTAGAAGTGCACCTGTTTGACCTGTTGCTTGGTTTTGGAAAACCTGTGCATCAGAGTGGATGAAAAGTCGGTCGTATTGTTGAAGAAGGAGGTTGACAGTAGGTGACCAGAATGCGGGTTGATTCACTCCACCGTTCGTTCCATAATCTAGATAGTCGTAAGTAATGCCGCTGTTGTTTAAGGCGGTTTGATAGGTAGTAGCAACTGAAGCGCTTTGTCCGTTTACTACCAATAGGTCGGAAGTAGGCAACACGAGCGTTACGGCAAGTGCGGTATCTACTTCGGAATAACTATTTGCAATGTCTTTTGTGCGTAGGTAAAGCACGTTTGATCCTCCCGCTTCTAAACCGTCTATGGTTGTAGTTTGAGGAGTAGAGTTGTTGGCGTAGTATACGCTAGCGGTGGTCGGACCGCTGGGAATGTTGGGATCAATTACAAAGGAGATGAGGTTCTGATTTACCGGAACTTCATACCACGAGCCATTGTTGAATTTAATCTCCGCCATGGTGATCGACTCGTTTCCGTCTTGATCGGTTGAAGTCCATCGGTAAGTAGCCACACCAATCGACGTTCCCGTAGTCTGAGTGGTGGTTTCGATTTTAGCTACTGGTGGCGTGTTTTTTAGGGGGATTTTCAAATAGGCAGGCGTAGGATCAACAGCGTCGTTGTTGTCAATGGCACGAACATATAGATCAACGTCTACTGAATCCTGTCCTGCAGGAATATCAAATTGAAAGGTACTGTCTTGGGAGGTTGTAAACACCCAAGTAGTGTTGTCCGAACTGATTTCATAGCCCTTGATGTAGCCATCTTTATCGGTCCCGTACCAACTAAGCGTAACCTCACTGTTCAGGCGGTCTTCGCCTGTCAGGTTGATTTCATCAATGCTTATTCGGGTTTGCGGTAATGCGTTACCAACGGGTGTTCCTTTGTCGCATCCGCTTGTCAAAGCGACGCCTAAAGAAAGGGTCAGGAGAAGTTGTAGGTATGATCTCATCGAACTGAAATCGTAAAAATGCTAGACGGCATCAGGAGACACCGTCTAGCATTGATGATTTATTGGCTAATGATAACTCTCGCAGTGTGTACGTTTCCTTTAGAATCGTTCACGCGAAGGATGTACGCACCGGCACGGAGTCCGCTCAAGTTGAGTTCAACACGAGCTTCCGTTGCAGTGTGGTTCAATACAGCTCTTCCCGAAAGATCGTATAGTGAAACACCAGTAATGTTGCCACCTTCCAATTCAATGGTCATGCGGTCTGTTGCTGGGTTCGGGTAAGCAACTACCTGAGCAGTGCTGTTCCATTCTTCAACAGAAATTGTAGACTGAGGAAGATTGGTTGTGTCAAGGGTTACGTTCAATCCAATGAAGTCGTCGTTGTTACGTGGCAACAAGCGGTAGTTGGAGAATCCGTAGAACAAGATACCGCGAACCGCATCCATGCTCATGGTGTCCGAAACTTCAATTGGACCTACTTCCATCTCACCGTCAACGGTAGCGTAAGATGAATCGGTTACCAATTGAACGTATAATGAAGATTGTGAAGAGCTACTTTGGCGACCAGCCAAGATTCTACCTGAGCGTGCGTCGGAGTTTCCAACTACGTCCGATACGTTGTAGTCACCAAATCCTTGGTTCTCGTTGTTGATGTACAACTTGGCGTTGTTTGGCATACGGTATTCTACCAAAACACTTTCGTATTTCTCCCAACCGAAGTTTGCTTTTGCAGTACTGTCAGTAGGATCGATCACAACCGGTTGAATAACCGCTCGGTTTCCAGTGTGTTGGATGTTAGAAACGACAACTTGAGTCATTCCGAAGCTCTCTTGAACTTGACCCGTTACCAAAACTTCTTCTTCGCGGAAGTAGTTGGTGATTCCGGCGCCAACACACCAAACACCACTCCATTCTGTACCACCTTCGTCTTGTACGTAGAGGTAACCGAGGTCGTGCTGCTTGGTAGATGCGGTTACAATTCCTATGAAAGTAACTGTTTGGCCTACCAATGGAGAGTTTCCGCTACCGTCCAAAGAGAACTGGATATCGAAAATTTTAAGTCCACCGTCGCGTACAAAGTAGTATTCGAAGTTTGGTTCGCTGGCTCCAACTGGAGTAGTAGGGTAGTATGAATCGTTTCCTTGGTCGTCTGTAGCCTTGATGTAGTAGCGTACAAGTGTGCCGTCGGCATACTTAGGAAGGGTGAATTCAAATTCATCTGTAGTGCCGCTCACCAAGTTCAATGCATAACCAGGGAACTGTGATGCATCCAACGTGCTGTCTGAAGTATAGTATACGATGGCTGTATCCACTGTACCGTCAAAGTCAGAGATGTTCATGGTCAAGTCCACCGTCTGGTTGCTAGTTGGGATTGCTGGATCGCGATCGAAGTTGCTGATATACGGTGGAGCGTAGCCTACCACGTAGTGACTAGCATCAAATGGATTCAATTCGTAACCACGGGTTCCACTGTTTACGAAACAGCCGTTGGCATCGTGACGAACCATTCCCTTCAAGCTAGTGTAGAAAGTTCCAGGAACCGGTGGGTTGAAAGAACCAGTAGCTTGTGGAGAATAAGGGTTAACCGTTTGGTGGCTAGGTAACTTTTGCGCTAGGAAGCGATCAGATACGTTGATGGTATTGCCGTTTCCGTCCACTACGTTAAAGCTCACGCGACTGTTTCCGCTGAAATAGATGACGCTAGTTACGGTTACGTTTTGAAGCTCGACGAATGAATTCTCCCATTGCTCACCTGAAGTAGGTATGTTCACTTGGTTCGCATCGTTCAAGTCGCCCAAAGGCACTGTGGCGTAGGTAGGAGCTGTAGTAGAACCCATAATGCTAAATGAGTTACCGTCAATCGGCTCTAGCTGAGTTCCGTTGTTGTAAGCGTTAACCACACCAATAAACTCGATGATATCACCTGGAAGTGCCGTCTCGATGTTCGGAAGTGGAAGCAAGTTACCCTGAGCGTTTTGATACGCACCCATAACTTCAATTCCTTTCCAAGGTCCAGAGTTTCCGCCGTTGGCTGTATCTGCAATGAACAAGAATGGACGGTGACCGCCTTGAACCGAACCCGAAGGAACTTCGGAAACGTTTCCCGGAGTAACTACAACGCCCCATGTGCGAACCGTGTCGCCAAAGTACGCGCTAGTGTCGTTACAGTTTGCTAAGTCAGTTGGACTGACGTAGTTGATTTGATTAATATCTACATAAGGGTGCTGGGCTTGCGCCGCGAAACCTCCTAGTAGAGTCATGCAAAGAAGTAATACTCTTTTCATGTGTAAAAAGGAATTGATGATGAAGTGTTTGCCTTATTTAATGATCACGAATTGGCCGTTAAAAGCTTCTCCGGTTTCTAAATCCTCAACTGAAAACATGTACAAACCGCGACTAATGATTTGTGAATCGCGGGAGAGAAGATCCCATGCGTGTTCCCCGCCGGAGAATACGTTTTCATCGGAGTTCTCAGAGCCAAAAGTTTCAAACCAACGGATGTCGTTTCCGCTGTAATTTTCATCGTGACGAATTTCGTCAATGAAGTCGCCAGCCGAAGTGTAAATGCGAATCACGCATCTACGAGGAAGGTTGGCGAATATTAGTTTTCTACTTTCTTCTTGGAAGCTGGATCGGCCTTCCCAAGAGGAACCTGCGTAGTAAGGGTTTGGATAAACGAAGGGCTCGTTTTTGTCCATGTCTTCGTTTGGTGTAGTTCCCGCAAATGCGCGGAAATCGTTGGCCAAGAAGCTGGATTCGAGTGATTCCAAATTGCTCTCTGGATTGCCCTCGTCAAATGCCGTAACGGCTACCGCATTCTGCCATCCGTTCTGTACGTTTTCTATGGTATATAGATAGTAGTAGGTGGTGGTATCTCCTTCAAACGTTACAGGTTCATCGAGTCGAACGGCATCAAATCCCGTTTCGTAGAAAAGGTCATTCCCAGCTTTGTCGTATTGAGAGATTAACACAAAATCACGAGCCAAATCGGGAGTTCCTGTAACGTCAAAGCCCAATCTTGATAAGTAGATTTTGTATCCTTCAAAGTCAATCTTCTGAGTGATGGGGTCCACCGAGGTTTCGGAGTTATCGGACCAGTAGATGTCGATTTTATTTTCGCTAGGAACCACCTTCGTGCGTGGAGTTTCAGGTGGGGAAGGAAGGATGAAACGCGTGATTTCACCATTGCCATCACGGTCTTCACCATCGTCCAGAATTCCGTTGAAGTTTACATCCTCACCGTTGTAAGCGGTTTGTGCCCAATCGGCATTGTTCACCAAAATCTCCTTTTGCTCAGGCGTGTTGCTGGCATTCGGGTTTCCGTCATTCTTCTTCGGAGCCAATACAAAGGCAAAGGAAACACGGATTTCATCACCCGGTTCAAAACGGCGGAAAGGTCCTACTGAAAGGAGGTCGGAGCGATTGCCTGAACTGCTCAACATATCTTGGATGTCAATTCCAGCGCCTTGCTGACAAGCAGCTCCCGATGGATCGTCCCAACATGGATTCTCATTGAGGCCGTCACCCATTTTTTGATAGCGCTGATTGTCGTCTTGCGGGAAGTAAAAAAGAGCTTGAGAAGAGTTGTTAAACACCCATGCATTGTAGTGCACTTTGTTGTCGGTGTCCAATTCCATCTGGCCTGTTACACTGTTGTACGAGGAATCGATGTTAGGATGGTGGAAGCCGTATTTGTCTTCTGCACCTAAGAATTTTTGGGCGATATAACTATCGGTAAAACCTTCGTCTCCCGTTGCGTCATAACAGTAAGCCATATTCAAACTGTCTATGTACCCATTGCCCCCTTGCGAATAGAACGTAGATCCTCCAGATCCTGCCGGGGTGATGTTGATGTTTCGGACAACGGTGTTGGCCCAAAGTGCCAAGTAGGTATCGTCGTAGTAATTCTGGCTGTTGTTGGTGAAAACCAAGTTGACAATCACAAAGAAATCGCTGAAGCGGTAATTCCAGTTGTAGGTTTCCATTCGAACCGAAACACCCATGGGGTTGATGTGATTTTGAATGGGAATGTTCGTTCCAGGAACAGTGATCTCATTGTCGGAGAACTCCGAAATGTAGTCTTGGTGAGAGACGGCTTGTGGTGTGTAGTTCGGGTTGTCCAAGAGGGTGGAACGCACTTCTAAGGCACTTCCGGGTTGAGCTGTAAATTCGAAACCAGCTCTACCAGCAGCATACCCTTGCGGAGCATCGTAAGCGGAGGTTGAAACGCGAACGTTGCCGCCGTTTTCCAATCCGCCAATCCAGATGCCTGACTCAAATAGGTGCTCAATCCCCGATCCCGCCGGATATTCACAAGAAGGATCTCCACTTCCGTCGCGGTATCCTCTAAATGCATTGCCGAAGGTTCCCAAATTGGTCACGGTAAGGCGAACATTACTTGCCGTAGTTTGCTTCTCATCAAAACTGGTTTGCGCTACCGCCGATGTGGTGAGTAGTGCAGAGAATATGAGGAGTAATCGGTTTGTCATCTTAGCGAATCATGAATTTGGCGTGAACGAGCTCGCCGTTGTTTCTCGTTAAGCGGGCTACATAAACTCCAGCTCTTGCACGAGAAAGGGTAATAACTTCAGCGTTTCCATCTGGAATAGACGTATGAATGCATCTACCGTGGAGGTCTGTAATTTCTATGGATCGGATGTCGCTTACGTTCAATGGCCATTCGATGCGAACAGTATTGGGAGTAAGCTGACTAATGCGAACAGCGGTTTCGTGAAGTGGTGCTTCACGCAAGCCAATGTTTTTCTTTTCTACGTCAAACTCTAGGGTGACAGGAAGGTGATCCGACATCCCGTGAAGGGCGGTGAGAACATTGCTCGGGACACTTAAGTTGGAGTTGTCAGTGATATCTTGGTTGAGGTGAAGACCGTCGTTGCCAATTACGGTGAAGGTACCATTGGTCATTTCAATACCCTCTGCGCCATTTAAGATTTCGTCACTCACCAAGATGTGATCGTATCGATCGTCCAAACCACCACCAGAGAAGCAACCGCTATTGGTATTAGAAAGACGAGTGCTTTGGGTGTGAATGTATCGAACGCCATAGTTGTTATACCATGTTCCGGTTTCATTCATGGGATCGTAAAGACGAACACCTGCTACAGAGTAATTGATGAAATGTTGGAAAGCTGCATCGCTTCCCGCATTCATGTTGAGGTCGCCACAAAGGATGACGTTGTCGTCAACCACTGAGCTTTGAATGTACTGCATGGTCGCTAGAGCCGCAGCGGTTCGTTGGTTTTGGTCGGAAGTGGTTGATCCAGCTTTGAGGTGAACGCCAACAACCGTGAAGAATACGGTGTCCGGATCATTACTCAATAATGAGTCCTTGTAATAGAATCGGTAGAAGTCGATCACACGGGCTAAACTGTTGTTGCTCGCATCTTGTGTAATGTGTGATTGCGACTTTAGTCCGACGTATCGAGTATCGTAAAACGCGGCATTTACTATGTTGGAGAAGCCGTTATTCGTGTATGCCGCTTTGGCCCAGTATTGTGTTGAGCCAGTGTTTAGGGCGTTTGTTAAAATTCGGTCAGCCGGAACTCCAGACTGTGCGCCAACTTCCTGACAAACCAGAATGTGAGGCTCAACGTGATTGACGATGGTGTGGAGATAGGTATCTTTCTGACTGCTAGAGTTATTCGACCCATCACAGTAGGAAGTTGTATTCCTGTAATTGAGAAGATTATAGGTCATAATCTTCAAACGCTCCGAATTCTGAGCGGTGGCGGCGAGATTGAAACCACAAACCAAAAGAAAGAGTCCGTAGACTTTCTTCATGCCATGCTTGCATTTGCCACTTCGAACTTGAAAATCAGTACGATTCTAGGCCCTCGTCAAAGGAGGACAAAGGTAGTGCGAGTTGAGGTAAGCAACAAGTTTATGTGTTATGGCAAGTTTAAATCATAACACGTGCCCGCAATGCCCCATGAACAGTGGAAATGCTATGAATGCCGAACATTTCTGTAGGTTGTTTCTGACCTTTAGCTATACATTGTGTGGAGAAAAAGTCGGCGAGAATTAACGTCCTCTTGACGTGTCGCGCTCGTCATTCCACTCAAAAATGTACTCGGGTTCAGTGGCTGTTGGATCTTCTTTTCCCTCGATTAAATCGCGTAATTCCTGACCTTGGCCTTTCCATTCATCACGAATTCCTTCACCTAACAAGGTGCGGTCAATGGTAATAGTAAGATTATCTAGCGGACCCACAATCTTAATAGGGATTTGAGGCTGTTCGCGACTGGATTCTTGAATGAAGTCGGCTAGCTCACGACTTGTTTGTCGACGAGTACCAAGGGCATCCAGCAATTTGAGTTTCAAACTGTAGTCTATGTAATCGTCAAATCGGTGATCTCCTTGTACCCACAATTCAAGGACATTACTCTTTACGGTCATTCCGGGAATGTGAATGTTTTGGTCTGCAATACTCAAGTGGTTTTCGAGCGTAGCAAAGCGCACATCCTTGAGTTCGGATGCATCGGCAAAGCGCGAAAGTTGCTCAAGAGGTGCGTAGTTGACCAATCGGCCTTCTTTGATGGTGAGGTCGGTCTCTGAAATCAAGCTGCTGATTTGTGGCTCCATTTCATCGTTAAAGTAGATGCTGATGGCAAAGTCGGCCTTTACCTTTCCGTAGATATTGTCGGCAGTAAGGCTCTGCTGACCAAAGTTGTTAAACTCGGTAAAGAGCTGATGAATGTCCATATCTTTCAGCGAGCCGCGTGTGGTCAGCTGACTCACCGGGCCGTCAGGATGCCATCGGAATCTCGTGTCCATGGATCCTCCACAAGCTTCGAATTTAAGGTCGGTGGCTACGATATCGCGGCCTTCCGAATAGAACTTGCCCGAAACGTTTCTAGCGGTGAACTCGCGGTGTTCAAATTCTCCCACTTTCAAGTTTACGTTGAAATCGAATCGAAACGGTTCTGCTGTGCTTTCCACTTCTTTGCGATGGTCTAATTGCCAAGCAAAGATGTCGTCTAAGTTGAGGTGATTGGCGGATAAGTTCAAGTTGAACTTCGGCATAGGTGTTTGTCCAAAAATAATGGCGTTTTGGATCACTCCATTTGCTGTAAAATCACTGGAACCTGAGGTGAATTTGAGTTGAACGACTTGAATATTGGCGCCTTCCATTTCGAGTTGAGCACTCAGGTTATTCATGTCAAGACCGGATTCCACCACCTTCAATCGACTATCAGAAAGCACCAAGCTTCCCTTCATGTATGCTGAGGTGAGTCCAGATTTTTGAATGTCGCCAAAGTTGGTGTAGCGTTTTCTAATGTTGAAAGTACCCGAGAGTTTACCCTCGGCAATTTCCCAGAAATCGGTTTCTGCCAAGGTGAGTGCTTCGCGAAAATCCATCTCTATTTCACCTGTAGTCGCAACTGTTGGGGATATGAAGTTTTTGATGTTCAAGTCAGCGGTGAGTAGTCCAGTGGAGGTATTAGCGTGAATGTGTTCGATGCGCAGGTTGGCATCTTCCAATCTGCCGCGAACGCCATTGTCAAAGTGGCCATCAAACTGCAAGTTGCTCAAGTGCAATCCCGATTTTTTCAAATCAAGCTGACCGTTGTT of Phaeocystidibacter marisrubri contains these proteins:
- a CDS encoding T9SS type A sorting domain-containing protein → MKRVLLLCMTLLGGFAAQAQHPYVDINQINYVSPTDLANCNDTSAYFGDTVRTWGVVVTPGNVSEVPSGSVQGGHRPFLFIADTANGGNSGPWKGIEVMGAYQNAQGNLLPLPNIETALPGDIIEFIGVVNAYNNGTQLEPIDGNSFSIMGSTTAPTYATVPLGDLNDANQVNIPTSGEQWENSFVELQNVTVTSVIYFSGNSRVSFNVVDGNGNTINVSDRFLAQKLPSHQTVNPYSPQATGSFNPPVPGTFYTSLKGMVRHDANGCFVNSGTRGYELNPFDASHYVVGYAPPYISNFDRDPAIPTSNQTVDLTMNISDFDGTVDTAIVYYTSDSTLDASQFPGYALNLVSGTTDEFEFTLPKYADGTLVRYYIKATDDQGNDSYYPTTPVGASEPNFEYYFVRDGGLKIFDIQFSLDGSGNSPLVGQTVTFIGIVTASTKQHDLGYLYVQDEGGTEWSGVWCVGAGITNYFREEEVLVTGQVQESFGMTQVVVSNIQHTGNRAVIQPVVIDPTDSTAKANFGWEKYESVLVEYRMPNNAKLYINNENQGFGDYNVSDVVGNSDARSGRILAGRQSSSSQSSLYVQLVTDSSYATVDGEMEVGPIEVSDTMSMDAVRGILFYGFSNYRLLPRNNDDFIGLNVTLDTTNLPQSTISVEEWNSTAQVVAYPNPATDRMTIELEGGNITGVSLYDLSGRAVLNHTATEARVELNLSGLRAGAYILRVNDSKGNVHTARVIISQ
- a CDS encoding endonuclease/exonuclease/phosphatase family protein, whose amino-acid sequence is MKKVYGLFLLVCGFNLAATAQNSERLKIMTYNLLNYRNTTSYCDGSNNSSSQKDTYLHTIVNHVEPHILVCQEVGAQSGVPADRILTNALNTGSTQYWAKAAYTNNGFSNIVNAAFYDTRYVGLKSQSHITQDASNNSLARVIDFYRFYYKDSLLSNDPDTVFFTVVGVHLKAGSTTSDQNQRTAAALATMQYIQSSVVDDNVILCGDLNMNAGSDAAFQHFINYSVAGVRLYDPMNETGTWYNNYGVRYIHTQSTRLSNTNSGCFSGGGLDDRYDHILVSDEILNGAEGIEMTNGTFTVIGNDGLHLNQDITDNSNLSVPSNVLTALHGMSDHLPVTLEFDVEKKNIGLREAPLHETAVRISQLTPNTVRIEWPLNVSDIRSIEITDLHGRCIHTSIPDGNAEVITLSRARAGVYVARLTRNNGELVHAKFMIR
- a CDS encoding AsmA-like C-terminal region-containing protein, encoding MENEKKKRRSPFKRLLRALLSITITVLILLGGAFAYLYTNQEQLRGALVGQVNEYLDADVKVGDIRMDFFSQFPDVSFRFGEVFCKEVIPATSNDTLFYFKAVYFEFNLWQLIQSEYELKGITFDDGNLELRMYANGTDNYHFWKESADTTESGLKLALDDVKFSNTSISIETPDLFTSLEADQLDLHGMVQSGNFSSSLKWKGRMNAFIMEEVDWLPKRDVFAEIDFRTSADSTFIENGVVEIQTLRFNANGAMTGDDQHWKLNGSELDLGQFITLIPSQFIPDKSLVDADGQFDLAIRLDLEDEKLLLTADTRMNNGQLDLKKSGLHLSNLQFDGHFDNGVRGRLEDANLRIEHIHANTSTGLLTADLNIKNFISPTVATTGEIEMDFREALTLAETDFWEIAEGKLSGTFNIRKRYTNFGDIQKSGLTSAYMKGSLVLSDSRLKVVESGLDMNNLSAQLEMEGANIQVVQLKFTSGSSDFTANGVIQNAIIFGQTPMPKFNLNLSANHLNLDDIFAWQLDHRKEVESTAEPFRFDFNVNLKVGEFEHREFTARNVSGKFYSEGRDIVATDLKFEACGGSMDTRFRWHPDGPVSQLTTRGSLKDMDIHQLFTEFNNFGQQSLTADNIYGKVKADFAISIYFNDEMEPQISSLISETDLTIKEGRLVNYAPLEQLSRFADASELKDVRFATLENHLSIADQNIHIPGMTVKSNVLELWVQGDHRFDDYIDYSLKLKLLDALGTRRQTSRELADFIQESSREQPQIPIKIVGPLDNLTITIDRTLLGEGIRDEWKGQGQELRDLIEGKEDPTATEPEYIFEWNDERDTSRGR